tgtaaaatttatattcgtatATCACTTGTAAGGTGGTCCACCGTGATATTAACCTAGAAAGTAATACAGTATTTATTCTCTTTACTCTCGAAAGACGCGACGACGGAGACGGTTCCGAGAATCTAGAAACGGAAAACCGTTTATCACTTTATCGAAAGTAGCGGCGGCAGCCACCCTGCGACGGTGTTATCACGGCCCAGCATACAAAATGTTTTGACCAGACGCTGAATTTTCTCAACCATTCATCTCTACTCTGCACTAATTTGTTTTTCGTGTTCTTCAATCAATTAAACTAAACCTTTCAAACCCTAACAATGGCCACGGATGCATCCGAAGAACACAAAAAATTCGAAGACGATTACTCACCTTCATCAACCGTCATCAAATTCGACCGTCCAATTCCCTTACTTCGAGGTCCGTTACCGGCGAGTCCTTCCGACGATCCATCGGCGGGTCCATACGTTTTAGCATTCAGAGACTCACAAGCTTGGGCTTCTTCATTCAAAGCCTGTGAGCGGAAAATCATTCAGCAATGTGAGCAAGGGGCAAGGATTGGTTGCGCAATTAACGCTTCAAGCAAATGTAAGCCTCCTTGGTGGAAGGCTCTGTCAGCTCCCAAACTCTCCGATATGAAGGAACGAGAGATTTGCGAGGTGCGCGAGATGGAGGAGTGTTTCGCTGAAGCGAAGGAGAAGTGTGTTGGTTTCGCGAAGGATAAGTGTTTGGTTCCTTTTAGGGATGCAAGGATTAAGGTTGGGAAAGGGGTTTTGAATTTGAAGGAAGCTGTGAAGTTGATTGATTGGGTTTCAATGCCAAGGAATCAAATGAGTTCTAAGTGTTTGATTGGTGGTGAATTTGGCGTGAATAATCGAAGGGCTGGTGAATTGATTGGTTCGGATGATTGTGTGCAAGGCATTTTGGGTGAGAGGCAACAAGGCGCCCCTAATTAAAAAACGATGACGTGGAATCCAATACCCGAGGTAGCATTTCCATGTTCCAATGTTTGTTTAAACTTATTGGTTTTGCTCTTTGTTATGCTTATGCTTGTAGGATGAACTATAGATcatatgaaatttgtttgtttgttataaaGGAAATCAAGAAATTCCTATTGCATTTGAGTTTTGCTGATGTACTACCCAGGCATTTTCATACTCATGAAACTTGGATGCCAATGTTTGAAATGCTAGCATGGTGGGAAATTGGGAATGTAGGATTACTAGGAATCTATGATTTATATACCTGGGTATTCTATGTTTATATTGaacagtttttattttaaatttgatataaaaaaatggGATTTCAAATCCCAAGATTTGATGTCAAATCTGGTGCTTTAGTTTGAAAGTACCAGTACTATACCAAACACCCTTGatttatttgtattaaaattgATGTTGGCATCTTCATTGACGGATGCAATTCACTGTCAGCCTGCCACCATTTGTCACCATTTCTGGCATCGTTTGTTATGCTTTAAAATCTCAACCATGTCGGTGGAGTGATTTTTGATGTCTCACAAAGTATACATTTATCAACACAGTTTTGTTTACGAATGATAAAAACTGGATCAAAAAACAAttgaatagaaattttgttgaAGAACACTAATTCACAAATTCTGAACCAGTGGGGTAGCAAACTAGGCTAAGGCAGAAGATACAATAAATAGTTCAACCTCTGGTATTTAGGAAGCCAGGACTCTTCCACAACAACGATCACACCTGATGCCTTCCCTCTCCAATCTGGTGTCATTTTGACTCACTCCCCTACCATCTATCACAACCAAGCTTAACAAACTTGAAAGCTTACATAACCTTGTGAAATCAGTGGAACTAGACCTATAGACTTGACACGCAAAAGTTTACTCAATAcaaaaataatgttaaaaatatttgtCATAGTATACAGGCATAATTTACTATGTGCGCGGtaaatatttaacattttaaaatttggtAATAACTAATAAAGCAAACCATAATAAGTGGATGCTGATTCACAAAACAGAACCCCCCAATTAAGCTATTGTACGTGATCACGTCAGGTGAAATTCCACCGCGAAGCATGTCACAATACAAGTCATACACATCACCTAGCTTACCTTCCTTGAACAAGCAATCGACTATAACATTGTAGGtttgcttgttcaaaaaaaaacatggtaggtttttcttcttctttcaaacaACCAATGTTATTAGTTATTAAGTAGTATTGTTAGTTTTGCTGTGGGTGGGAATCAAACCCCTGACCTCCTTATCACTCCACTCCCTATCTCATCCACCCTGACCTCCTATTATAACATTGTACATAAAGACATCAGACTTCACATAACTCTTTGTAAGTAGCTGTTTTTGTTCTAAATGTCTTGTAGCAGCCATCAATCAGTGTGTCAGTTTTGGTTCTAAATAATGATCACATAATATGTTACACCTTCACAGGCTTCAAATCATGTTAATTTTGTAGTGTTGGGGAAAAATTTAGGCCTGTTGATCCGGGCCTTGGGCTTTCTTCAACAAGGAGACATGAAACACTGAATGGATTCTGCTATCATTAGGGAATTGTAGCCCACATGCAACATGTCAAACTCTCTTCAGAACTTGAAAAGGGccaaaaaaacaaacacttaTTTTTTCATTGGGTTTCTACGCTAGTTGCCTCAATTTTGTAAGGCTGCAGGTTGAAAAACCCAGCCGTCCACTTGCTATTCCGTTCTCCCCTGCACTTATTAGCATATTCTCTCAAC
This genomic interval from Trifolium pratense cultivar HEN17-A07 linkage group LG6, ARS_RC_1.1, whole genome shotgun sequence contains the following:
- the LOC123889354 gene encoding uncharacterized protein LOC123889354; the protein is MATDASEEHKKFEDDYSPSSTVIKFDRPIPLLRGPLPASPSDDPSAGPYVLAFRDSQAWASSFKACERKIIQQCEQGARIGCAINASSKCKPPWWKALSAPKLSDMKEREICEVREMEECFAEAKEKCVGFAKDKCLVPFRDARIKVGKGVLNLKEAVKLIDWVSMPRNQMSSKCLIGGEFGVNNRRAGELIGSDDCVQGILGERQQGAPN